Sequence from the Myxocyprinus asiaticus isolate MX2 ecotype Aquarium Trade chromosome 44, UBuf_Myxa_2, whole genome shotgun sequence genome:
GAATCCGCCCTCAGCGCGCCCGGTTACCGAACACATTCCGCTGCTCTCGGTGCTCTCCGTTCCTCGGGGCTCGTTTAGAGGAGAATCGTCGTGTTGCTTGATTAAATGTCGATTAAAGGCACCGAAGATGATGTGTGTGCTAATGCTAAGATTAGCTTCAACAGAACCGAACTAGAGCAGAAATGACAAAATAACcgattaaatataattatattgacCAAACAGGATATTTAAAGAGTAAAGCAACAGTTTAACGTGCTAAAACACACCTCGCCGGTTTAGAAGAGTGTAAATGAAGTTGTTTTGTCGTTTGTGGCCCGTATCGAAACATCACGTGTCATTTAAAGTGTTAATAATCTTCATTAAACCAAATTAAACAGTGTTTTAGTACATGTTCTGTGTTTTAGAGAGATTTCAGATGGTTAAAATTGATTATTTATTGACATGATTTTATCAGACATTCCATGATCATTATTTATCAATTTACACAATTATTATATTCATAAAACTCAAAAATGTTAATAGACCTAAATTATAAGCATTCATATGCCTGATGTTGGTACACAAACACCTCTAAATGTTCTAAAAGATCAAATGCTTTTGCATACTTGGCTACACTAGTTAAGTTTggtttatcaaaaaaaaaaaaaaagggtcttgGGCATCATGTTTATGTGATTATTTAGTGAGAGAATAATGTTTACACATATTTAACTGtgtttcaatttaaaaaagttactcagaggtcctttgaGGACAAAAAAGTCCACATCAAAAAAatgccataatattatatattaatattattttccactttcactgacttcagtcctgatcataactaccaaatattcattaattttcaggattttaaccatttaaatgccagtttgtttacataatgccacagttgtttttttacacacacacacgcacatttctcaatacacacatacaaaacacactctgacatccttaccaacacacacacaattttatctgcatcatttattcagttgtcctgcagtgctctataatacagcaaacagagaataggggaaaagcatgtatttgctccataggctaaacatgagaaaaatggcgccatctggtggaaaatattaaaaatgtacattttgaagccagggctccagaataaaagcataatatcatagaattcatgattttatgctttaatggcactgggtcaaatattgcagttttaatgggtttcaatggggacatttttgtcctgaaggtcctgagtgtaactattttgtgtacacagtgtattataggaactgagttGAAATATCagaattcccccaaaaatacacacctttggccaaatttatgccattggcattaacacagacagaatgatcgaaaaaacaaaaatgtcccgaaggtcgcacaagggttaaatgagATTTATTTATTCACAAATTGTCCTGATTTTTTCACAGAATCACATGTAATGAATTCATGGAATTTTATGCATACGATAAATTTATTGTACACATTTATTTTACTCGATTCACTCAAAACCTTTTGTATACTGAACACACAAAGTCCAAACTAATGTCAGGCAAAGGATGCAGTTATTGGCCCATTATATCAAAACAGCAGTGTCATTTAATCAGTCTATATGTTACGGCTATACGATTATGAGAAAAATCATAATTGACGGTTATTCcacttgatattgtaattgcaatcCATTTCGATTAATAGGATTTGCATTACAATACTTATTTGTGGGGCATCTACATCCCATATACTTAATGTAGGATACACTATACAAAACAAGCTGAAAATCGTTCCTGAATTACGTTTTAAACATTGGTAAATCAGTACCTAAACGGTCAActccacattgtttttttatcagcatgaaaaacaaacctGTTCttgaaattataaataaataattcacataAGTGGGTGATTGGTTCCAATTCTCAATCGTTTGAAAACATCACATTGTAAATTGAAAATTCGGACGCAACGGGAGTAGACTGTAATTTACACTTTTCACTAGAGCTGTgcgatatggccaaaagtattatcacaatatttttttatagtatGATAACGATATTTATCACGTTATACGTTTCATAGCATGAATGAgggaggaaatgcattccacatgtttgctGGACCttaagaatgaatgtaaacatacagtaacttgtttgtttacaagtaaactccacagGGTAAGCTACATTTAAGGTATACTCTGTTTAGGATGTAATCCTACATAATGTGTTTGACCTGTTTTCGATGAAATTTcgccaatttcatcatcttcagcggACAGTCACAGTCCAGCTCCAAATGCAGCATAAGCTGGATCGCTAACTGCTAATAAACATTACAAGAAAAGATTTAGTGACCgtgctatggatcatgaaaaaaacgTATAAACATCGTCTAggtgtagaacataggctaaatattaaaaatgactcaagtttatcatcgatatcgtaaaaaaaaaattggataaatatcaatattgttttatcgcccagccctacttttcATGATTAGAAAGTTGTGGCAAAttgattatttattaaatgtgCATATGTCAATATGGTAATAATTccgtactatggtattaccatttaaTTCctacactgtaccatggtactgccatagTGCTTTTTGTAATGGTCcaactcttttattttatttttttataattgtctccacaatttggaatgcccaatacccaatgcgctctaagtcctcgtggtggcgtagtgactcgcctcaatccgggtggcggaggacgaatctcagttgcctccgcgtctgagaccgtcaatccgcgcatcttatcacgtgacttgttgagtgcgttaccgcggagacgtagcgcgagtggaggcttcatgctattctccgcagcatccacgcacaactcaccacgcaccccaccgagagcgagaaccacattatagtgaccacgaggaggttaccccatgtgactctaccctccctagcaaccgggccaatttggttgcttaggagacctgactggagtcactcagcacaccctggattcaaactcacgactccaggtgtgatagccagcgtcaatactcgctgagatacccagacccccccaaCTCTTGTAAATAAACCTAAACACTGGAAAAATATTTCAACTGAATTAATTCTcatacattttcttgttccctcaGAAATCCGCTCCAGTATGTCAGAAACTGTGAAGTATGTGGACGATGAGCACAAAACCATCTTTCTGAAGCTACTGAACGAGCAGAGATTGGAGGGCGAGCACTGCGACATCGCGGTCGTCGTTGAGGACGTGAAATTCAGGGCGCATCGCTGTGTGTTAGCGGCATGCAGCAACTACTTCAAAAAGCTTTTCAAGAAACATGAGGTGGATAGCTCCTCCGTCATAGAGATTGACTTCATCCGCTCAGACATCTTTGAAGAAGTGCTTAATTACATGTACACCGCCAAGATTTCTGTGAAGAAGAAAGATGTGAATCTAATGATGTCTTCAGGACAGATACTAGGAATCCGGTTTCTGGATAAGCTCTGCTCTCAGAAGCGAGACATGTCCCCCGATGAGAAAAATGACCCCAGGAACGCCAGCAAGTTTCCGTACGACATGGTGAAAATGGGGCTTCCGACGGACGATCCTCCGTTAACTCAAGACAATGACGTTCAGGTGCTCGGGGACCAAGATGATGCTCCTTCTGATGATATTGTGGAGGAAGCTCAAAGCAATCATGACCTGGACAAATCGCCCAACAACGCCCTGAGAGTGCAGGAGGCCATCCTGAAAGAGTTGGCGCAAGAAGAGGTACATAAGGTGAGCTGCTACGACCAGGAGGTGGAAGCCATGGACACGGAACCCAAAGAACTGGCGGCTCACACACAGACGCTGTCGTTCGCGGACAGCATGGGCGACGTGAAGGACGAACAGCCCCCCGGATGGACGACGGCCACCACCGACATGAAGTTTGAGTATCTGCTCTATGGCCACAGAGATCAGCTCGCCTGCCAAGTGTGCGGCAAGACGTTCGTCGACGAAAACCGCCTGAGGAAACACGAGAAACTGCACTCGGCCGACCGACCGTTCGTTTGCGAGATATGCACCAAAGCATTCACCACGCAGGCCCATTTGAAGGAACACCTCAAAATTCACACGGGCTTCAAGCCCTATAGCTGCGACTCCTGCGGGAAGTCGTTCATCCGCGCTCCCGACCTGAAGAAACACGAGCGTGTGCACAGCAACGAGCGGCCGTTCAGCTGTCAGATGTGTGAAAAGGCCTTCAAGCACAAGTCGCACCTGAAGGATCACGAGCGACGCCACAGAGGAGAGAAGCCGTTTGTGTGCGGCTCATGTACGAAGGCCTTCGCCAAAGCATCCGACCTGAAGAGACACGAGAACAACATGCACAGTGAACGCAAACAGTTGACGTCGAGCGGCCTTCAGAGCGAAACCGAACAGCTCCAGGCCGCAGCCATGGCCGCCGAGGCTGAGCAACAGCTGGAGTCTATAGCGTGCTCCTAACATGCTCAACGGTCCATTCATAGACATTTCATTTGGCTAAAATGTTGTAGTTTTCTTCTCATTTTTTGTGGGCCTCATTTGACTCATTTTCGGAACTGTTTGAATCGCAGATCTTGATTGTGATTTTAATTGTAGACTATTTGATTTACACTGAtgacttttttgcttttttatatgtAAATGGTGCATTTTTCTCTTACTGTACAGTTCATACCAAATGAATTTGAGTATTTATGGCAGCCAGATGGACGATGAAACACAAACATGTTGCAGTTGGACAGCGCCGGTTTCATGAAATAAACTGGACACGTGGGAGATTTGTAATGCTGACAAAAGAACACATTTGAGTGAACAAGCCTTTGGTCAATCATTCCATCCGTTTCTTGCAAAAGGGTGGGAAAAATTTACACGTTGAGATATTTTTGCTGTAATAAACAACTGGTCAACCATTGAAATGTATGTAATGTTTTCTTGTTAGTGTTCATGAACATGCCGTATCTCTATTCCCGCATAGAATTCCTTATAAAATACTGTAGACATTAACACATATCCCCCAATATTCAGATGAGGTGTCGGCCAATATCGGTCATTTCAAAAGATCATTCTCAAATAATGATATTTAGTCCCTCCTCCAATCCTGAACaggcatttttagcattttactgTTTACTGAATCATATATTTCTAGAAAACTtgtattttttttcacttcacTGCTGATTAAATTTTGATGAATGTTTTGAAGAGTGGGTGAAATGTACTTGCGTGACATGAGATGATGGGTGAAATGTATGGAGTGTTTGCAGGTTGTGTTGAGTTGCTGTAGAAGGCTGTGATGGACGTTCATGTACAGGTGAGTTTTACTCCTGCAGGTGCGCTGCGGCTGACATGAGGCAGGTAACATTTACCCTGAAGCCGAGGAGATCCGTTTCAGGTACAAGTTTTACAACTTGTTATTTTGCATCATACATTGTCTTTGAACAATGTTGCTTTtagttaatgtttaaaaaaaataaatccgtTTTAAATGAGTAAATGTTACTACTGCTGTTTGCAGCTCTTATCAGAATACGGTAATTCGTTTATTTCTCTGCATGAATGAGCAGGATATGCAGTAAGTTACAGCTAAAGGTCTGTGAACACTGGATTTTGTGTTATCTGGTATGTAATCCTTAAAAGcaacattccgggttcaacacaagttaatctcaatggacagcatttgtgtcataatgttgatcaccacaaaaattaatttcgactcgttcctccttttctttaaatgtgtgttccagtgagacacttacaatggaagtcaatggggtcaatttttcgagggtttaaagacagaaatgtgactcttataattttatgaaaacacttacattaatacttATATTAAAacgtatttgagctgtaaagttgtttatacacacacacacatatatatatatatatatataaatttagggtttacggtgttacatcgtcatggcaacaaagttgtaaaattggctaatacagagttgggagtgttacttttgaaatgtattccattacagattacagaatacatgctgtaactTGTaacattccgttagattactcaaggtcagtaatgtaatctaaatactttggattacttcttcagtactggtagatttttttcacttgttttgactataaaaactctgtcagtacagtaagacaaaatgcacatgttaaaaatacattctctgaaaaacctaaatatcttatgcagtgttgtttctaaaacaagatacatcaaattgatcttgttttaaggatttttagatatttttacaggaaaacaattcaaaaattattatcaagaatatgatttttgccctaatatcaaagatcttactagaaaaaaagaaattatgatctactgtgaattttcttgataaaaaaatacgattgtgactgataacatgtgcatgtaaaatggatagaaatagcattttatcttagcgtaaagctgacaatttacacaaggtttatttctatttcttctgctccaaacttacttcaaacgtacttctctgtctgctcgtatgaatgtaacacatcaagtcagtggtggctcagcagttaaggctctgggttactaatcagaaggtcaggggttcaagttgccactgttgggcccttgagcaaagcccttgaccctatctgctccaggggtgctgtatcatggctgaccctgcactctgaccccaatttagctgggatatgtgaagaaaaaaaagaatttcactgtatatgtgcaaatgtataatgtgtgaaatataattataattaattattaattacatcatgagaaagtgtttcaccgctgttcaaatacactttggatcacatcatttatatgtataaatgttttccatctgaaaggactaaatattaaattaaacaaatgacagtaaaatgcaaagtaatctcttcagtaatctaaatactttctgaatgtaactgtattctaattaccaatgatttaaactgtaactgtagtggaatacagttactaatattctgtatattaaatatgtaatcctgttacatgtaatccgttactccccaacactgctcatatctttccacagatgtgtttagtaagtgattttatgacagtaaaatcatgttaacacacatattgtttatgtcttgtgtctatacttttgaaacagtgagtattttaatgtttacagattgaccccattgacttccattgtaagtgactcactggaacacacatttaaagaaaaggagggacgagtcggaaattaatttttgtgctaatcaacattatgacacaaatgctgtcgactgagctgaacctgtgttgaacccggaatattcctttaatttactgCAGCGATTTACTTTAGTTtcattaaatcatattttgtgtttcacagaaatacTGCACCCACAGGATGAAACTGGATAAAGAAAAGCATGACAAAAGGTCAGAAACAGACACATCGTAACAATAAAAaggaatttaattattattaatattattattattatttattaatttaatggtGTTATATATTACAcaatttgattcatttttttaatgaaattgaaatgcttaaaaatatgctaaaataatTGTTTGACTAAATGAGCTAAATACTGTGCAGATATTTAATTTTCACTTAAACATGATGTTCTGGATGTGTCAGAGAGGAGAAATAATCCAAGCATTCttctgaagagagagaaaaagactcGAAGCGGAATGGAAAGCACAAATCCTCCTCAAAGGTAAAAATATGACAGAAGTTCATTAATGAAGACTGAATCACGTgtttaaaatctaaattattcTGTGTTCTGATTAGATGAAACACTCCCTGTCATCAGGAGAAGCTCAGTCTGTAGATATCAGGTGTATGTGGAATATTCACTCTTGTTTAATGAAATTCTGTGTTAGTAGCCTCATAttcatgtgtgtgtgcagtggAGTGAAATGTGAATCAGGAGATGGTGACATGGATGTGGTGAGACCTCatgatttagttttattttcattctAGATGACATTTGAATGGACTGAAATGGCTTTAATTTTTGTGATCTGGTATGCAGGAAAATAATACTTTAGttcttgaaaatgtaaattgcatgtgCATGCTCATTCTGCAGGATGCTGATGGGTCATTTAATGTCTGTTTATTTCACCTGTGTGATGCATAACATCTGACTTTGAGCCCTTTCATGATTCAGACAGAGGGCTGATCTGTCAGTGCTGCTGTGGTTATTGTCAGTGTTTGATAGGTTTTGTGTTTGTACAGGAGGATAATGgtcatgattgtgtgtgtgtgaggtgacaGTAAAGGGGACCGACTGTGAGTCAGCGGGCATCACTCGGGTCAGTCCACCGGTCAAGATTAGAAAGATGAAAAGACTAAAGAGAAACATGACACATGAGATAAACATCAAGAGTctgtgaagaaaagaaaaagttctGAACATGACAAatcagagaagaagaaaaaatcaagAGAGACACAGACGAGGACAAGAAGAAAGAAAAGGTGAAGAAAGATGTCAAAAAAGACGAGGAGCCTTATAGAACTGCTTTCCTTCAGGTAGTCTTTAATGATTCAATTGatcattttaccataaaattaaaGCTTGTGTCTCTGCACACCAAAATATTAGTttcaatgaattttttttatataatttgcaGAAATTTTATCATGTCAAGGAGTAATTTATAATGttaatcatttaaatttattgaaattagttttattgtaattattcaaaatagttcatttttaattaaaaaaattttttttaagtaataacatttttaattgctATGTTTTACAGATCAAGTATGGTAGTTTTATTAAGttgttttgaattatttattattttttcagttattaaacacacacttttttagtcttttagcagatgcttttgtgCAAAGCGAATTACAAATGAGGAGCATAagcaatttaattataattttttaatgcttaataaaATTATTGATTGATATTTCGATCTCAATTAATTGAGGGACATTGAAGAATTATTTGAGACATGGCCGGAACTGAAAAACCGACCGCTGATGTTGCCGGTCGAACACAAATACATGTGACGCAATGATGCGCAGCGGCGGTGAGGAGAGTGCGCATGCGCATACACGCACATGTCCGTCTGTATGGAATGAAaagatgtttgtgttttgtttcacGACTTGTTTATATTTCAGCGGAACATAATAAAGATGTTTCACTCATTCACTCTATTAGACTTCATTATACTCGTGCTCCAGCAGTTAAAACACTGTCAAAGTACAGGTCAGTTCAAGTGCTAAAAATTACTACTCAATATATTAATAACATTATAGTTACACATGTGCTTTTATGCGTTTGAGAGGTGCATATAACATAACATGTTAATGTATTTCCTCCTGACCACATATCTAATAATCTGGGCATTTTTATTCTGTTCAATCTGTTATCTCAAACTGGAGCTGTAGAAACAGCCTTTAATTGTCAGCAATTAAAACTCTTGTGCATTTGATGAATAAAGTTGGGCTTGACTTCCATCTACAGGTGGGAAGAGGGAAAATCATCAGGCAGTCAGAAATGGAGGAATCTTGAACATAAAGGTCCATATTTCCCTCCAGAATATGAGCCGCTGTCTGATAACGTCAAATTTTATTATGATGGTGAGTGCATCATGTGTAGTTTATCTCGTGTGTTTCCTCACTGAGTGGAGTTATTACACCAGCTCGTGTCTTTGTGTTTTCAGGAAAGCCGGTGAAACTGAGTCCAGTCACAGAGGAAATAGCAACGTTCTACGCTAAGATGCTGGATCACGAGTACACCAGGAAAGACGTGTTTCAGAACAACTTCTTCACTGATTGGAAAGAGGTGAGAAGAATTCATCAGCTCTCAGTTCTGCTTCCGCCTGCAGTTCATTAACTGAATTGTCTTCAGGAAATGACTAAAGACGAGAGGAAGCTGATCAAGACGCTCTCAAAGTGTGACTTCAGTGAAATCCACAAATACTTTGTGGAGAAGTCGGAGGAGAGGAAGAACATGAGTAAAGAGGAAAAGCAGGTGAGTTTTTAAGGTTCATTttgagggggtctgggtagctcagcgagtattgatgctgactatcacccctggagttgtgagtttgaatccagggtgtgctgagtgactccagccaggtctcctaagcaaccaaactggcccggttgctagggagggtagagtcacatggggtaacctcctcgtggtcatgattagtggttctcgctctcaatggggcgtgtggtaagttgtgtgtggatcgcggagagtagcatgagcctccacatgctgtgagtctccgaggtgtcatgcacaacgagtcacgtgataagatgcgcggattgacggtctcagaagaggaggcaactgagacttgtcctccggcacccggattgaggcgagtaaccgtaccaccacgaggacctactaagtagtgggaattgggcattccaaaactggggagaaaaggggataaaaaataaaaattaaaaaaaggttcATTTCAAAGGTTATGTGTGACTTGTCTGCTAGCTCCACATGTGTTTCACTTAGGTCCTGAAGGAGGAGGCCAGTCGTCTGACGGAGGAGTACGGTTACTGTCTGCTGGACGGACACCGCGAGAAAATCGGAAACTTTAAGCTAGAGCCGCCGGGTCTGTTCCGCGGGCGAGGAGAACACCCAAAGATGGGCAAACTGAAGAAACGCATCCAGCCCGAAGACGTCATCATCAACTGCGGCAAGTGAGTTTAACAGGGATCCCAGTAAAAATGATATCTCTATTTTTTTGTCCTGCTGATGGATTTCATTACACAGAGATTAAAAATGttcaatgcaaaaagtaaaatactataaaaaatctagttttatacAACATGTTTCACTTAATGAACATACAGAAAAACTACATTTAAACATATTACATTtcacaaaaattataatgcataagtaataaacagcaatattatatatttattttgactgAAAATGTTAATTCATGAAAAGTGCCATGCAGAGAACATTTCTGAGTGATGACACAAACGAGTCATTGAATCAGAGTTGTAAATTGATTCATTGAAACTGACAATTTGAACGGATGAACCGAAATGACTTGCTTTGGTGTTTTTGCGACTGCGgtttaacaccctgtctacaccggccACACGAACGCTTTAAAACTGttaatttgtgttgttggcatTAGTAGCGCCAgcgtgtgcagtgcaaaatggaacgagACACCCGTTTACTGTCGATGCAACGGACACTTCCAGTGTAGCATCATTGATTCTAATGCTTTTGTCATGCCGCCCGTGTCTGGTGTAGACCGGGTGTAAACCTGCAtccgaatatgcatacttccctactatatagtatggcAAAAGCAGCATGCTATGAGCTGATcagttaaggaatattccgggttcaacacaggttcagctcagtcgacatcatttgaggcataatgttgattaccacaaaattaatttcgactcgtccctccttttctttaaatgtgtgttccagtgagacacttacaatggaagtcaatggggtcaataatctgtaaacattaaaatactcactgtttcaaaagtatagacacaagacataaacaatatgtgtgttaacatgattttactgtcataaaatcacttactaaccacatctgtggaaagatatagacaattatacaacttcgttaccatgacgatgtaacaccataaaccctaaaatgactgtaaaaattacaatttaaacaactttagagttcaaataatacacaagtttgaaCAGTAGAATTAAAGcaaatga
This genomic interval carries:
- the LOC127434625 gene encoding zinc finger and BTB domain-containing protein 14-like, with amino-acid sequence MSETVKYVDDEHKTIFLKLLNEQRLEGEHCDIAVVVEDVKFRAHRCVLAACSNYFKKLFKKHEVDSSSVIEIDFIRSDIFEEVLNYMYTAKISVKKKDVNLMMSSGQILGIRFLDKLCSQKRDMSPDEKNDPRNASKFPYDMVKMGLPTDDPPLTQDNDVQVLGDQDDAPSDDIVEEAQSNHDLDKSPNNALRVQEAILKELAQEEVHKVSCYDQEVEAMDTEPKELAAHTQTLSFADSMGDVKDEQPPGWTTATTDMKFEYLLYGHRDQLACQVCGKTFVDENRLRKHEKLHSADRPFVCEICTKAFTTQAHLKEHLKIHTGFKPYSCDSCGKSFIRAPDLKKHERVHSNERPFSCQMCEKAFKHKSHLKDHERRHRGEKPFVCGSCTKAFAKASDLKRHENNMHSERKQLTSSGLQSETEQLQAAAMAAEAEQQLESIACS